The genomic window TGAGTCACTGAGCCAGCGACCACGGTCGACGAGACAATCCGCTCGCCCGATGTACTCCAGTCGCACAGCCGCGGATGATTATTATCCCGTGGTCGCCACGTCCACAGTATGGACGAAGTTGATTTCCTGGTCATCGGCTCCGGGTCGGGGTTAGATGTCGCTAACGCGGCTGCGAACCGTGGGCAGTCGGTTGCGGTCGTCGAGAAGGGCCCGCTCGGCGGGACGTGTCTCAACCGCGGATGCATTCCATCGAAGCTGTTGCTCTACCACGCCGACGTGCTGGAGACGGTCGAACGCGCCGGCGAGTTCCACATCGACGCCGACGTGGCCGACGTCGACTTCGCGGAGATCGTCCGCGAAGTCAACGAGGAGGTCAACGCCGACTCGGAGTCGATCCGGGAGGGGCTACAGTCGTCCCCGAGACACGACCTCTACGAGGGCGAGGGTCGGTTCGTCGACGACCGGACGGTCGAGGTCGTGAGCGGCGACGACGAAGGGGCGAGGATCCGGGCCGAGACGGTTCTGATCGCTGCCGGCACCCGCCCCGCAGTTCCGGACATCGACGGGATCGAGCGGACGGAATACCTCACGAGCACGGAGGCGCTCCAGCTGGAGACGCCGCCCGACCACCTCGTGATCGTCGGGGGCGGGTACATCGCGGCGGAGCTCGGCCACTTCTTCGGGACGTTTGGAAGCGACGTGACGATCATCGGCCGACGGCCGAACCTGCTTCCGAACGCCGACGAAGCGGTTGCAGAGGCGTTCACCGACCGCTACGCGGACCGGTTCACCGTCCACACGGGCCATGCAGCCACGGCGGTCTCAGAGACGGATGGCACGGTAACCGTCGAAGCCCAGCCGTACGAGTACGGTCCCGATGGCGGCGTCAGCGAGGAGGGGGCGGTGAGCGTGACGGGCGACGAACTGCTCGTCGCCGCGGGCCGAACGCCGAACACGGACCTACTTGACCTCGACGCGACCGGGGTCGAAACGGACGACAGCGGGTTCGTGGAGACCGACGAGTATCTCCGGACGACGGCCGACGGCGTGTGGGCGCTCGGCGACATCGTCGGCGAGTATCTGCTGAAACACAGCGCGAACCACGAAGCACAGGCCGTCGCCCGGAATCTCTTCGGCGACGACCTCCAGCCGGTCGACTACAGCGCGATGCCGTTTGCCGTCTTCGCCTCCCCGGAGGTGGCCGGCGTCGGCGCGCGCGAGGAAGACCTCCGGGAGAGCGACCGCGAGTACGCGACCCGGACGTACCGCTACGACGAGACCGCACGCGGCAGCGCCATGAAGGCGGACGGGTTCTTCAAGGCGATCATCGACCTCGACGGCGAGATCCTCGGCTGCCACATCATCGGGCCGGAGGCGTCGAACCTGATTCAGGAGGTCGTCGTGGCGATGAAAGCCGGCTCGGGAACGGTCCAGGACATCCGCGAGTCGGTCCACATCCACCCCGCCCTGTCCGAAGTCGTCCAGCGTGGCTTCTCCGGGCAGTTCAGTCGCGGCAACGGCGGTCA from Halostella salina includes these protein-coding regions:
- a CDS encoding dihydrolipoyl dehydrogenase, whose protein sequence is MDEVDFLVIGSGSGLDVANAAANRGQSVAVVEKGPLGGTCLNRGCIPSKLLLYHADVLETVERAGEFHIDADVADVDFAEIVREVNEEVNADSESIREGLQSSPRHDLYEGEGRFVDDRTVEVVSGDDEGARIRAETVLIAAGTRPAVPDIDGIERTEYLTSTEALQLETPPDHLVIVGGGYIAAELGHFFGTFGSDVTIIGRRPNLLPNADEAVAEAFTDRYADRFTVHTGHAATAVSETDGTVTVEAQPYEYGPDGGVSEEGAVSVTGDELLVAAGRTPNTDLLDLDATGVETDDSGFVETDEYLRTTADGVWALGDIVGEYLLKHSANHEAQAVARNLFGDDLQPVDYSAMPFAVFASPEVAGVGAREEDLRESDREYATRTYRYDETARGSAMKADGFFKAIIDLDGEILGCHIIGPEASNLIQEVVVAMKAGSGTVQDIRESVHIHPALSEVVQRGFSGQFSRGNGGHSH